One Rattus rattus isolate New Zealand chromosome 12, Rrattus_CSIRO_v1, whole genome shotgun sequence genomic window carries:
- the Defb130b gene encoding beta-defensin 130B gives MRSHSFLSVLFLLVMMMPRGKAGVVPGEKQCILLKGVCKDISCTSIDDTIGVCNDEKKCCRRWWVFDPYPTPVPKGKSP, from the exons ATGAGATCccattccttcctgtctgtcctcttcctcttAGTGATGATGATGCCGAGAG GAAAGGCTGGCGTTGTCCCTGGGGAAAAGCAGTGCATCCTGTTAAAAGGGGTATGCAAAGACATATCGTGCACATCCATAGATGACACTATTGGCGTATGTAACGACGAGAAGAAATGTTGTAGGAGATGGTGGGTGTTTGATCCCTACCCAACGCCTGTTCCCAAAGGAAAGTCTCCTTAG
- the LOC116913548 gene encoding 60S ribosomal protein L23a-like produces MAPKAKKEAPAPPKAEAKAKALKAKKAVLKGVHSHKKKKIRTSPTFRRPETLWLRRQPKYPRKSAPRRNKLDHYAIIKFPLTTESAMKKTEDNHALVFTVDVKANKHQVKQAVKKLYDIDAAKVNTLIRPDREKKAYVRLAPDYDALDVANKIGII; encoded by the coding sequence ATGGCGCCGAAAGCGAAGAAGGAAGCTCCTGCCCCTCCCAAAGCCGAAGCCAAAGCGAAGGCCTTGAAAGCTAAGAAGGCAGTGCTGAAAGGTGTCCACAGCCACAAAAAGAAGAAGATCCGAACGTCACCCACTTTCCGGCGGCCCGAGACCCTGTGGCTCCGGAGGCAGCCAAAATATCCTCGAAAGAGTGCACCCAGGAGAAACAAGCTTGACCACTATGCTATCATCAAATTCCCCCTGACCACCGAGTCGGCCatgaagaaaacagaggacaaCCACGCGCTTGTGTTCACTGTGGATGTTAAGGCCAACAAGCACCAGGTCAAACAGGCCGTGAAGAAACTCTATGACATTGATGCGGCCAAAGTCAATACTCTGATACGGCCTGAcagagagaagaaggcatatGTTCGCTTGGCTCCTGATTATGATGCTCTAGATGTTGCCAACAAGATTGGGATCATCTAA